CAGGCTTTCCACCGATGGAGAGGACTCGTTCAGCGAGGGTATCGAGATTCGCTGCTGCTTCGTTATACAATTCCTCAAATTTTGCGTGGAGTGTGAAGAAGTGCGGTCCTTTTACATTCCAGTGAAAATTGTGTAGTTTCGTATAGAGGACTGTCCAGTTCGCCACCTGTTTATTTAGAACGCTGTAGAGTGTGTTTTCCATCGAGAATCTCTCCTTATTTATAATTATTATTTGTTTAAACTTATTATAAACTAATAGGGATTATTGTCAACACCCGGGAGGAAATTTATGCAGCAGCTGCGTATCGGTGCGGTTATTTTAGCGGGCGGAAAGAGCAGCAGAATGGGCTCGCCAAAGCAAAAATTGCCGTGGAGGGACGGAACCTTTTTAACAGAACTGATAAAGGAAGTACAGGCGGTTGGCTTGTCTTGCTTCATTGTAACGAACGATTTTTCGGGCACTCAAGTGACACAAAAGGAACAAATTGATGAACAGCCCGTCATAATCACACCTGATCTGGTACCATCCTGCGGTCCTGTAAGTGGGCTGGTTACTGCTTTTCGCGTAAGTTCAGAGGATGCTTTGCTGGTGTTGTCCTGCGACCTGCCTTTTATGGATCGTGTACAAATAGCCAAACTTATCGAATTTGCCAGGGAGAGTAACGATTGGGATGTGATTGTCGCCCAATCAGAGGGACGAATCCACCCATTATGTGCAGTGTACCATCGGAGAACACAGAGAAATTGGGAGCAGGCGCTATTGAATGGACAGCGAAGAGTGATGCGGACTTTAGATGAACTGCGTGTGTTGCCCTTGCCTGATGAATGGTTGGACCCTTGGGCTGTATTTAATGTCAACACACCTGAAGAATACGAACAGGCAAAAAGTGAAGAAAAACGCAGAAAGACAGGACATGCTTGAGACGTGTCCTGTTTTTTGTTTGGAAAAAAGGGGCTTTTCATAGAGGGCTATCATACAAGCGTTTCTCTGGACAAACCGTATGAATAGTAGTGATGGCGAATGAAAGGAGGGAGCGCAATGACAAGAAAGTGCAAAGAACAGGGCAAACACCACGGTCACCACTGTTGTTGCAAAAAACCCGACAAACACGATCACCACGGCTGCTGCAAAAAACACGACAAGCATCACGACCATCATGGCTGCTGCAAAAAACACGACAAGCATCACGACCATCATGGCTGCTGCAAAAAACACGACAAGCATCACGACCACCATTGCTGCTGCAAAAAACACGACAAATATCACGACCACCACTGTTGCTGCAAGAAACATGACGATTACTCCGTGCCCCACTGCTGCAAAAAGCATGAAAATTGTCACGATCACTGCTGTTGCTGTAAACACCATGATTGCAAATGCTTTGAAAAACATGACCATCACTGTTGCAGGAAGTATGAAATAGATGATGAAGACGAAGAAGAGGATGACGACGAAGACGAAGACGAAGATGATGACGACCACCACTGCAAGCATCACAGTAAGAAGCATTGCTGCTGCAAATAACAGATTCCCACGTACAAAGAACAAAAGCCCGAGAGGTTAACTCGGGCTTTGAGATTACCAACAGCCTGTCCCGCTTTTGCTTGATTCCTCCTTTAAGATAGGAGGATTCTCTCTGCTTGTGTATACACGTTCATTTTATCATTGCGGATAAAACCTACTGCGGTGAGCTTCAGCTCATCTGCCAATTGAAGGGCGAGGTCAGTTGGAGCGGACTTGGACAAAATGATGCCAGCACCAATCTTGGCAGCCTTGAGCAGCACTTCAGACGAGATGCGTCCACTAAAGACAAGAATTTTGTCCGTCGTGGAAATGTTATCTCGCAAGCATTTCCCATAGATCTTGTCGAGAGCATTGTGACGCCCGATATCGGAGAACTGAAGCAAAACTTCATCCGGTGTACAAAGGGCTGCATTGTGTACGCCACCTGTTTGGCGGTGGATCTCAGACGACGCTTGCAATTCCTTCATCAGGCGCATGCATTGAGCAGGGGTGACAGTTGTTGTGCTTTCTACGGGCTTTGCTGTGCGCGCATCGCTAAAAAAGTAAAAGGATTGTCTGCTTTTTCCGCAGCAGGAAGTAATTCTGCGTTTAGAGTAAAAGCTCTGCGACAAAATCGTTTCTTTATGCAAATCAACGTAAGCAAACCCTTGGGTCTCATTAATCGTAAGCTGTTTGATTTCCGAGTAGCCCTTGATGACGCCTTCGGCTGCGAGAAAACCGATGACCATTTCTTCCAGGTCGGCCGGGGTGCATACGATTGTAGCGAATTCCTCATCATTGAGGAAAATAGTGAGGGGGTACTCTGTAACGATGTCGTCGTCTTCCCAGCCATGTTGTTCAGCAGAAATTTTCAACACGGGCAATCGAGTAGTGATGGTTAGCTCAGACATACGGGCCTCCTTTTTGTCGAAATTATGAAGTTTTCATGGCTATTTTGTGAGGAAAATATTGTCGAGTGAACGCTTACATGGTAGTATACTATGTGAGATGAAAAGTGTCATAAAATTTTCGTCTTTCCATGTATTCATAGCGTAAGGACAGATTGACACGGAGCAGCGAACCTGCCACCGATTATTTTGTAGCCTTGCAGCGAATTACATAGTGAACACAATGCTTGTTGATGCTGATGTAGCGTTCCTGCTGATGATTAACTGCTGTGTTTCATCGTAGCTCTTGTTTCCATTTATTAGGAGACCTGGGTGAGTCGGTGAAATCAGCAGTTTTTCTTTTTTTCGAGAAGGCTGCTGATGGATCCACAGTATGCTAAAGACCACTACAAAGGAGATGAATGATTTGGAACAAAAAGTGAAAAACCGCTGGCTCATCGCGTTGGCTGCGGTAGGCATCCACATCTCGATTGGGTCGGTATACGCCTGGAGTGTATTCACCAAGCCAATTACCGAGCAGTTTGGCTGGGACTTGCCAGACGTTCAATTTACGTTCAGTATTGCGATCTTGTTTTTGGGACTGTCTGCTGCCTTTCTCGGTCATTATGTCGAAAAGCACGGCCCGCGTAAAGCTGGTATTCTCGCATCTATCTTTTTCGGAATAGGAACTGTCGGGGCTGGCTTGGCGATTCAATTGAGCAGCTTGCCTCTGCTGTACTTATGTTATGGAGTGCTGGGTGGTATCGGACTTGGTGTAGGCTATATTACGCCAGTATCGACCCTAGTCAAATGGTTTCCGGATCGCCGTGGTTTAGCAACGGGACTTGCCATTATGGGCTTCGGCTTTGCTTCCATGATTGCCAGTCCGATTATGAACGCTTTGATTGCCAATGTAGGAATCGCGAACACCTTTTATATTTTGGGCATTATTTATTTTGTTGTGATGTTGGCTTCGGCTCAATATTTAGCTCCACCTCCAAAAGGCTGGGTGCCGGCTGGATTTTCCGCTGAGGGAACAGTTGGCAGCAAGCAAATCAAAAAAGATTTGTGCCAATTGACTGCCAACGAAGCGATCAAGACACGCCGTTTTTACCTGCTATGGCTGATGCTGTTTATCAATGTGACATGTGGAATCGCTGTTATTTCGGTAGCATCGCCGATGGCGCAAGAAATGGTAGGGATGTCTGTCGGAACAGCAGCTCTGATGGTAGGGCTAAACGGTTTGTTCAACGGTGGGGGACGAATCGGCTGGGCGTCTCTGTCTGATTTCATTGGACGACCAAATACGTACACAGCTTTCTTTGCTATCCAAATGGTACTGTTCTTCCTGTTGCCGAATTTGTCCAATCCGATCCTGTTCATGGTTGCGATGTTCATCATTATGACCTGTTACGGCGGTGGCTTTGCATCCATTCCGGCTTACATTGGTGACTTGTTTGGGACGAAGCAATTGGGCGCGATTCACGGCTATATTCTGACAGCATGGGCTGCTGCCGGCTTGGCAGGACCGATCTTTGCAGCATGGGTTCGCAAGACGACAGAAAGCTATACAGGAACGATGAGTGTTTTCGCAGGAATGTTCGTTGTCGCTCTGGTGATCTCGCTATTAGTCCGTCTGGATATCAAAAAACTGAAGGAAGAAGCCATACAAAGAGAAAAGTCTGTTGAATTGGCTAGTTAATCAATGGTAAAGTTTAAGAAGAGAATGATTTGAAGTAAAGGTGATTTTCCTCGATGAATAAGTTCGAAGCAGAATTCAGTAATTTGGTCAGGGCTTTCCGAAAGCGCCATATGGGAAAGGGACCGAGCAAGATCAGCACCACGTTCTGCAAGAACTGGGCGATCTGCGAGATGGAAGGCAACCTTTCTCCGGTGGAAAAGTTCATCGCCACTTCGGAAGACGGAAAGCAGACATTACGAGCTGCCCGAACCGAAATGGTCAAAGAGATCTATCGGAAACACCAGCCAGTTGACATGGAAGCGTTTCTTGGAGCAAAACTCGTTGATCTATTCGTCGATATTGACATTGAACGGGATTTTGGAATGTCGATCTTTGTTTTTGATCAAGACATCGAAAAGAAAATGAAAAACGAACCGTAAGTCTAAACGAAGCAGCGTTCCTGTTCACCGGCTTAGACGTAACGGAATTCGCGAAAGCAAACACGAAGTTGAGACTAGGTAGCGAACCTGCCGCAGACAACCACCGTGAACACGCTCTTTTCCTATAGGACAAGGGACGGTTTCATGGTGGTTTTTTCGTCTCAATGGAGTTTATTAGAGGGGAGATAAAAGAAATGGGCAAGACCAAGCATGGCGGACCAATTAAGCTGGATACTTCGTGGAAGCCTTCCTTATGGGCTTCACTGATGCCGATGGGACTCGGAAAAATCAAGCCGCATCACATTCGCGATACGATGAAGGTGGCGTATGACAATCGCGATAATTTGGGTTATGCCTATCGCATTTTGACCCAAGGGGTATGTGATGGCTGCGCTCTCGGCGTATCCGGTCTCTACGATCAGACGTTGACTGGTCCGCATTTGTGCACCACGAGACTAAACGTACTGCGTCTCAATACCATGCCTGCCATGGATGCCAAATGGTTTGAAGATGTAAATGCACTACGTAAGCTGTCCAGCGAGGAATTGCGTAAGCTGGGAAGAATTCCGTATCCGCTTTCAAGAAAGCCTGGCGAAAACAAGTTCACTCGCATTAGTTGGGATGAAGCGTTAAACCGCATCGCGAGAAAAATCAAAAACATCAGTCCGAAACAACTGGCCTTTTTCTTGACCGCTCGCGGGATTACGAACGAGGTATACTACACGGCAGCTAAAATGGCTCGTTTCCTCGGAACCAACAACATCGACAATGCATCACGTATTTGCCACTCGCCGAGTAAGACAGCACTGAAGCGTTCGGTTGGGATTGGTGCATCGAGCTGTAACTATCAGGATTGGATTGGTACTGATGTGCTCGTATTCTGGGGCTCTGTACCAGGTAACAACCAGCCTGTATCGACGAAATACATGTATGCTGCGAAAAAAGCAGGAACGAAAATCATCCTGATCAACCCGTACAGAGAGCCAGCGATGGAGAAGTACTGGATTCCATCTGTACCAGATAGTGCTTTGTTCGGAACGAAAATTGCGGATGATTTCTATCAAGTGAATATTGGCGGCGACATCGCATTCATGAACGGCGTGATGAAGATTTGGTTCGAGATGGAGGAAGCCAAACCAGGTTCTGCGATCAATCATGAATTCATCAAGGAGCATGCGAACGGAATCGAGGAGCTGCGCAAGCATGTGATGAATGAATCGTGGGACAAGATCGTAGAATCCTCCGGTCTCAGCCGCGAGCGTATCAAGGAATTCGCAGAGTTGCTCGCTAACTCTAAAAATGGTGTATTCGTATGGAGTATGGGTCTGACCCAGCACAAATTCGGTACGGACAATATTTCTCAAGTAGCCAATCTGGCCGTCCTCCGTGGATTCTTGGGTCGCAAGCACACGGGTCTCATGCCGATTCGCGGACACTCCGGCGTACAAGGCTCTGGTGAAATGGGTGCCGATCCGTTCAGTCTGCCAGGTGGAGATTTTGAAGAGAAATCCTGGAACCGCATTGAAAAGCTCTGGAACTTCCCGATCCCGAAATGGCAAGGAGATATCGTCGGTATTTCTTTGGAAAATGCAGTGTTGCCAGATGGACATGAGCGCAAGACCAGATTGTTCTATACGAGTGGCGGCAACTTCCTGGAGACGATGCCAGATCCGGACTTCATGCAAAAATGCTTGGAGAGCATAGAAGTTCGTGTACATCAGGACATCATTTTCAATACATCTACGTTGGTGGATGCGAAGGAAGAAGTCATCGTACTGCCAGCAATGACTCGCTACGAGCAGCCGGGTGGTGGTACTTCGACAAGTACAGAGCGTATGGTTTACTTCAGTGCCGAAGTGGAAGGGCCACGAATTGAAGAAGCTCGTTCGGAATGGGAGATTTACGTTGATCTGGCGGCACGGGTAAATCCGGAGAAAAAGCATCTGATGCATTTCTCAAGCGCAGCTGATATTCGTGCAGAGATTGCTCTGGCGAATCCGAACTACGATGGTATCCAGCATCTGAAAAACCGTGGGGATGTTTTCCAATGGGGCGGTGCATGGTTGTGTGAAGGCGGCGTATGCCCAACACCGGATGGCCGAGCGAATCTGATTCCGATTGAGATTCCGGATTTGAACAAGCCAGAGGGACACTTCTATGTAACGACTCGTCGCGGTAAGCAGTTCAACTCGATGATTTATAGCAAGAAAGACCCGTTCAACAATGCGGACCGTTATGATATCCTGATCAATGCAGAGGATGCAAAAGAACTGCGCATTGCAGAAGGCGAAAATATCGTCGTTTACAATAAATATGGAACGTTCCAAGGACGTGCCAAATTCGAGGACAC
The window above is part of the Brevibacillus brevis NBRC 100599 genome. Proteins encoded here:
- a CDS encoding DUF2294 domain-containing protein, producing the protein MNKFEAEFSNLVRAFRKRHMGKGPSKISTTFCKNWAICEMEGNLSPVEKFIATSEDGKQTLRAARTEMVKEIYRKHQPVDMEAFLGAKLVDLFVDIDIERDFGMSIFVFDQDIEKKMKNEP
- a CDS encoding FdhF/YdeP family oxidoreductase — encoded protein: MGKTKHGGPIKLDTSWKPSLWASLMPMGLGKIKPHHIRDTMKVAYDNRDNLGYAYRILTQGVCDGCALGVSGLYDQTLTGPHLCTTRLNVLRLNTMPAMDAKWFEDVNALRKLSSEELRKLGRIPYPLSRKPGENKFTRISWDEALNRIARKIKNISPKQLAFFLTARGITNEVYYTAAKMARFLGTNNIDNASRICHSPSKTALKRSVGIGASSCNYQDWIGTDVLVFWGSVPGNNQPVSTKYMYAAKKAGTKIILINPYREPAMEKYWIPSVPDSALFGTKIADDFYQVNIGGDIAFMNGVMKIWFEMEEAKPGSAINHEFIKEHANGIEELRKHVMNESWDKIVESSGLSRERIKEFAELLANSKNGVFVWSMGLTQHKFGTDNISQVANLAVLRGFLGRKHTGLMPIRGHSGVQGSGEMGADPFSLPGGDFEEKSWNRIEKLWNFPIPKWQGDIVGISLENAVLPDGHERKTRLFYTSGGNFLETMPDPDFMQKCLESIEVRVHQDIIFNTSTLVDAKEEVIVLPAMTRYEQPGGGTSTSTERMVYFSAEVEGPRIEEARSEWEIYVDLAARVNPEKKHLMHFSSAADIRAEIALANPNYDGIQHLKNRGDVFQWGGAWLCEGGVCPTPDGRANLIPIEIPDLNKPEGHFYVTTRRGKQFNSMIYSKKDPFNNADRYDILINAEDAKELRIAEGENIVVYNKYGTFQGRAKFEDTRRGNIQVHWPEGNVLIPKGVYETYAGIPEYNTAVKVEKADTFHANKDLKYVEREVEDLEVNVG
- a CDS encoding L-lactate MFS transporter — translated: MEQKVKNRWLIALAAVGIHISIGSVYAWSVFTKPITEQFGWDLPDVQFTFSIAILFLGLSAAFLGHYVEKHGPRKAGILASIFFGIGTVGAGLAIQLSSLPLLYLCYGVLGGIGLGVGYITPVSTLVKWFPDRRGLATGLAIMGFGFASMIASPIMNALIANVGIANTFYILGIIYFVVMLASAQYLAPPPKGWVPAGFSAEGTVGSKQIKKDLCQLTANEAIKTRRFYLLWLMLFINVTCGIAVISVASPMAQEMVGMSVGTAALMVGLNGLFNGGGRIGWASLSDFIGRPNTYTAFFAIQMVLFFLLPNLSNPILFMVAMFIIMTCYGGGFASIPAYIGDLFGTKQLGAIHGYILTAWAAAGLAGPIFAAWVRKTTESYTGTMSVFAGMFVVALVISLLVRLDIKKLKEEAIQREKSVELAS
- the mobA gene encoding molybdenum cofactor guanylyltransferase yields the protein MQQLRIGAVILAGGKSSRMGSPKQKLPWRDGTFLTELIKEVQAVGLSCFIVTNDFSGTQVTQKEQIDEQPVIITPDLVPSCGPVSGLVTAFRVSSEDALLVLSCDLPFMDRVQIAKLIEFARESNDWDVIVAQSEGRIHPLCAVYHRRTQRNWEQALLNGQRRVMRTLDELRVLPLPDEWLDPWAVFNVNTPEEYEQAKSEEKRRKTGHA
- the fdhD gene encoding formate dehydrogenase accessory sulfurtransferase FdhD; this translates as MSELTITTRLPVLKISAEQHGWEDDDIVTEYPLTIFLNDEEFATIVCTPADLEEMVIGFLAAEGVIKGYSEIKQLTINETQGFAYVDLHKETILSQSFYSKRRITSCCGKSRQSFYFFSDARTAKPVESTTTVTPAQCMRLMKELQASSEIHRQTGGVHNAALCTPDEVLLQFSDIGRHNALDKIYGKCLRDNISTTDKILVFSGRISSEVLLKAAKIGAGIILSKSAPTDLALQLADELKLTAVGFIRNDKMNVYTQAERILLS